A single window of Desulfovibrio sp. G11 DNA harbors:
- the cutA gene encoding divalent-cation tolerance protein CutA produces the protein MSYLVYVTAPDEELALDLARMLVEQGLAAGVNIVPGARSIYRWRGQVHDAAECLLMAQVSHEALPAFEAAVKSMHSYEVPCIVALPIEAGHEPYLRWIRENSRPPSA, from the coding sequence ATGTCCTATCTGGTTTATGTCACCGCGCCCGATGAAGAGCTTGCCCTTGATCTTGCCCGCATGCTGGTAGAGCAAGGCCTTGCCGCCGGGGTGAACATCGTGCCTGGCGCGCGTTCCATTTATCGCTGGCGCGGCCAGGTGCATGATGCCGCGGAATGCCTGCTGATGGCCCAGGTAAGCCATGAGGCGCTGCCCGCCTTTGAGGCCGCCGTGAAAAGCATGCACAGCTACGAGGTTCCCTGTATCGTGGCCCTGCCCATAGAGGCCGGGCATGAGCCGTATCTGCGCTGGATCAGGGAAAACAGCCGTCCGCCCTCGGCCTGA